The Lactuca sativa cultivar Salinas mitochondrion, complete genome genomic interval CGGGATTTGAACCCACGTCCGACTACCTGTTGAACTATACAAGAGGCCGCTCTACCGCTGAGCTACCGAGGTGGGGCTTAAGACGGGAAATCTAAATCGGCACACACGTTTTTTCATTCATTAGCTGTAACCAGCTGAGCTACCTGGACCTCTTTCCTAAAATATGCTTTTTGCTTACGCTTCTTCGTCAAGCTTTCGAGCAGAATATCCATACCTTTCTTTTAGTAGTGAATGAGATGCTTGACAATAACGCTAAATCCAGACATTTAAGGTGTAACACAATGCCTTAAGTGTGGGAGGGCAGCCTATCCGTATCCCTTCGCATGGTCGTTCTATCACGAAGTTGGCAGCGGGAGTGGGACGAGAGCTCGGCTGCGAGTATCTCCCTTTCAGTGACCTGGGACAGGAGACGATTTTATGAGTTTGCCTTGTTGGCATGCTCAGTGGTCATAGCGCCTTTGATTGAAATTCCATTTGCACCCGTCTCCTTCGGGGATCCATTAAAGGGATTGGAGTGGAATTTCCATTCCACCTATCCGCACCCTATCTCGCTGAAATTTAGATATGTGAGCCCGGAAACACATTTTAAAATACGCCTGTCAGCGCAGCTCTTTTTGGAACGGTACGAGCAGACCACTTAAGCAGATACCTAGACTTCCATTTTGAACCACCAAGCAAGGTAGTTGTGTAGGCGGAATATAGTATCCTTCATCGGAATCAGAACAAACTGAAGGAACGAGACAGCACCAGATCAGCTTTAAAGAGCAAGCAAGAACCACTGAAAGAGGCCGCTATAAGAGCCAGCAAAGCTACTCATGCACCTGGAGCGAGCCACCTGGCGATTGAGGGGCAATCATATGCTTCTGTTAAAAAATTATCCTCTCATCGATGTTATACCGAACTGAACTAATAAAAGTTTCTCATTTAGAAAGAATGGCGAAAGAGGCCTCCTTGCATTGCCCAACTAGAGCGAAAAGCCTTATTGCGTTGCGGCCCTAAGTAGCTATGGGGTGTTGATGTACTTGGAACCTAGACCGGTTACCTGAGTATGGCGGTTCGGTAGCCGTTCAATGATAGCATGAGATCCTCGCTTCGGTAAGTTACAAGGATGAATGCAAATAGCAAGGCGCTGTGCTGTGTGAAGTGAGACTGGCTGCCCTAAGTTAAGTGCTTCCTTATTAATATTAATTAATGATCTTGCTCAGTAGGAGGGCTTTCCCCCTTCTGTGCAGCCTGATTCTCTCTCTGGAAATGAGGGTGCCCTCGATTGACATTTATCATCGAATAAGGAATCCTTCCATGGATGAGAAGGTTGAGTTACAGTACAGACTCCGTTGGCTTTCGCAAGGAAGCATCTCGAAAGTTCCGCAATCTATGGTTGATGCCTCACTCGAACTCTATCCCATACCCTAATGCTGAAGCTACTCTGCCTCTCGGAACCCAAAAAGAAAGCCGGGCGCTTGGGAAGCTATGCAAAACCTGAAAAAAGGAATCTGCTTTCCATCTTTGAGCTCAGAGGTTATGATCGTCTCCTCATTAGGCTATTTTTCAAAAAGTATAGCTGACTCATCAGCTGAGTGGTTCGCCTCTTGTCCACCTGAGTTGTTTACTTCATTTTCCGACCTGGAAAACCAATGACTCTTCAGGTTAGGTTCTCTTTCAACATAGACATCCCGATGACCATGGATCAACTTCGTTCCACGAAACAGAAAGAAAATGAAATCTTCCTCTTAGGGCGTTCGATTCCGCGAAATGGCGACCCGTTTTGCCGGAGTATTCCGCTGTGGCTAGCATTGTTAGGAATGCTTCTGACCATCTTAGGCCATTCTTGATGATGGACCCTCCGGCAACTTTAGAAGCCTTGGTTCGTAAGGGCTCTTATCTTGAACTAACGCTTTGATCTCGGCTTCTAGATCCATATCCTTTCGCATCAAGAGTACCCGCGCGTCTCAAACCCACCTTTATCCCAACAACCCCATGATGAACAGAGAGGAACCCGATGAGGGAAGTGGGACAATGTTCAGACCTTGGCTGTCACAACAAGCAACCAATCAGTTCCAGTCCCAAGGGCGGGTAAAACGAGGCCTCGACGGATGGGAACTCCTACTCTGACTATAGTTTTGCGATCTCTAAGCGGGATTTTAAGTCATCTATCCTTTATCTTTCCCTAGCGAGTGAAGAAAGAGTGGATGTTTTGAACGAGTGTTGAGCGAGTGAAGTGCCCCATAAGCTATAAGGGCGAGCTATATGTATCAATTCCGTGAGCAGCGATTGAACTGAACGTAAAAAGTGCATCCAGCAGGAATCGAACCTACGAATTTGCCCGGTTGGGCGCTTTAACCATTCAGCCATGGATGCAAAGAGACTCAGCGAGTGAACTAGGTTTTGGTATTCCTTCTTGAGCTTCTATTTCTTCCGTTAAAGGAGATTCGAGAAAAGATGGAATAAGAAGACGTGTTTCCAGAACGAACAAGATACGGGTTGAGAAGGGGGAGTTAGCAAAGTTAGACAAGATTGGAATGGGCATAGGAACATGTATTGATGTACCATATCGGCTAATGCTCCCAGGTTGATGCGATGTATTCCACCAGTTGACTGAAGACTTGATTATTGGTATATCGATCGGTCCAGCACGGATTGAAATAGGAGCCGGTTCGATAGGAAGCTTTTGAAAACGCAGTGCACCCATGTAAATAAGGAACGAGATTAATACAGAGGTTAAACGAGCATCCCACACCCAAAAGGTGCCCCACATAGGTCTTCCCCGAAACCCCCCAGTAACTAAGGTAAACAACGTAGAAAAAGCACCCATTTCTGTACCGGTTCCGAAAGAGCGAAGAAAGAGGGGATGTTTTGTTAATAGGAACAAGAACGTGTTTATAGCCGTAGCGATATAAACAAGAATACTCATCCGAGCCGCAGGAACGTGTACATAAGGAATACGAGAATTTCCACCTTGTTGAAGGTCTAGTGGTGCTACCCGAAGACTTAAATGAATAGCCATCGCTGTTAAGAACAACCGAGATCCAATGAAAATTTTCGCGTAGCTTCTGGTCTTTGACATCAAAAAAGAAGGTTGTAATAATGCAAGGGACATCTTATAATTTTATCCTAGCTAGTGGAACAATAAAGACGAAGTGTCTAATTAGACTTATGGTCCTTTGTTTCCAAATAGAAAGACACCAAATTCTCCGGGAAGCCCTATCTTTCGAAGGACTTATCGATTTGCTCCCCCTGACGAGCCCCCCCTACCCGCCGGACCACCCCTTCTCTCTCTCGCGACCGACCCCTTGTTAGTTCGTAGAGCCGACGCTGGGCGGCCAACCTCATGGATCACGCGTCTGGTCCCTCTCCCGTCGGGCGAGAGCTTTCAATAAAGCATCTCTCGCTTGGAAAGCAGGAACCGGTCTGCTTTGGAGATCCCGCAGAAGTTCCCGGATCTTCAAAAGCTTCGCGGGGGACGCGACATCCAATTGTAGCTTAATCTTAGTATTTTGGAGTACACTTGAGGTCACTCCCCTATTTCCAAAGGAAGAAAGAAAAGAGGAAAGCTCCCTTTCTATTTCCTCTGCTGTTGGTCCCGGCGGACGCAGAGTTAAGTCCAAATCGAGTTGGGCATTTGAGGAACCCTCCTCTCCTGCACATTCTGCGTGTTCGACCAACCACTCAGAGCAAAGGTCAAGAAGACAACACAGAGTGGAAATGGTCCAAGTGATCCCAGGTACCCATGAATTCCTACACTTATTATAGTGGAAATGCCATAAAGCGCGAACCAAGATCCGTGAGACGAAAACCAAAACCAAGACAAGTAATAACAGGAGATCATCGTGGATGTTTAAGTCTAAATCGAACACTAAATAATAAAAGAATTGAAAACACCACTTGAGAAGCTTTACTTCTAGCAAAGTTGCTAAAATAGTAAAAATAAGAAGGACTTAAAATGAAACCAAAAAGGAAGCCATGATTTTATTATATATCTTTGTCATTCGCTCCTTGCTCGCGGAGCGGCATACCGAAAAAAAGATAGGATTTGAATCGATGACTTAAGCCCTTGCGCTATTCCCCCCTGATCGCATCGTAGATAGCAGTCAGAGTCAGTACGCTTTCTATTCTCTTTCGAAAGTGAGATCACCATCGGCTTGTTTTGTTGAAATCGAGAAAGGTCACTCCTAAAAGCAACCTTTCTCTTATATACGATAAGACGAAAAGCATTTAGTTCGATCGAGTTCTATCTATATCTATCTTCAAATCACATAAAATGGAAAGAAGAGCGCTTTTTCCAGCTAATCGAGTGCCTTTACTAGAGAGTGATTACTAAACTTAGTCTATGAAAATACAAGCGAAAGCTTGAAGAAAAGATAAAATGCGAACTTTCGCGCCTTCGAAAAGGCTTTAATTAAAGTGGATTTCGGGAATGGGTGCGTCCTCTCAGCTTTAACTTGTCGCTATCTCAATCACTGAATTCAATTTCCATTTTTTTGATTGTACGGGTGCTGAGGGGCTTCTATATAAAGCGAAAGCCCTCCGGACAGAGGGAATGGAACCCGCGCATCTCTGTTGACTTCATAACTACCTTGTTACCTTTAAAGCTTTCCTGAATTCTGTCTGTCACGTATGGAATTGTAGTCTTTGGATGAACTACGGCTTCGTGCTGCGGCAAAGATTTCTCTGTATCAGGTACGCATCGCAAGAGCATATGAAACAAAAAAAAAGTAAAACGTCTTCTTTTTCCGCCCTCAGTCTGACTAACCTTTCTCTGTTCTGCATGAGAAAAGGTTATCAAAAGGTACTTTCGAAGGATATCGGGACTCAATTCAATTTAGTACCACCCTTCCCGCCAGTCCGCCCTTCCCCGAGTCTTTCTCTTTCTTTTGGAGTGAAAACAGTAATGGAAATGAGTCATTTCACGGATAATGCTTACCGAGGAAAAATATACTTTAGCATTACAACTACCAGAAAAGAAGAGTTCAGCCTTACCCAGTTCTTTCTATTTCTCCCTTATTCGGATAGAATCGGAGCTATTTAACAGAGGAACGTAAGCCAACTCCCAACTCTCATTAGCGAAGCGTTAGTAGCAATCTTTCTATCAATTACTTTCCTTGCCATCTTGATTGCCGCTCCGCACCTTACCTTTCTTTCCGGAAAAGAATTGAACCCTCACTCATCCCATCTCCCCTTCCTCCAACTGCGCTTAGACCGACAGTGGCAAGAGCTTCTTCTTTGTTCACAGCTTGAGCGGATTCGATTCCGAACCTTTTTTTTGAGTAACTATAGTGATTCCTTCCCTTTCTCTTCCTTCTTTCCCAGAGCTACTGGCTCATTTCACTCTCTTTAAATAAGACCGGGAGTCACTCGCTTCCTAAAGCACGGGAAAGAGAGAAGATCTCTTATTTATGCCCACTCTTCAAAATTGAATTTCCCTTCTTCCAAGAGCTAAATCGATGGCACTTGGGATCCTTCCCTAAACTAAAGAATTTACTTACCTTGCGCCGGTATCATTTAGCTTGAGCCGGGAACTCCTGTTTACCTTGAGACAGGTATTCTTTATTATAGATATCACCGTTCAAGCGGAAGACTAATCAGACTTTCTCTCGTCCAAAGCATGAGTGAACGGTCGATTCTCTAAGAGAGGATTTGTTCACAGCCGAGTCTGTCCAAGAGCTTGGGTAAGCATTCAAAGCAAAAGCAGTCTCCTTTCACGACCACTTTTCAGTATCAATGAGTGCTGCGGGAACAACAACCTTTTCTTCTTCTGAGTACCACTCTTGGGAAGAACATCCTTCCGCTAGCCTTAAAGCACCTAGCTCCTTAACCTTCCTCGTACTAGTGGATGAAAGACCTCGTCTGGGCAACCTATTTGCATCCTGTGCTGGTAACACCAGTTCGCATCTGGCTATTCCACTTCATATAGCAATTAATGGCATTCTCCAGTCCAATCCGATTCTGCATGAATCGCATTCTCCAGTCCGATTCTGCATGAATTGCTTTCTTTTCTCCAGTCCAATCCGATTCTGAAAAGACTGAGCACAGCCTTTTGGTTGCCTCTCCATCGGGGAAATCCAGCCTTTATAGTTCAGCTAGCCTATTAGGCGCTGTGTAAGAGCTCTATGCTATATATGGAATAGCGGTAAGTGCTGCTTGATTGACTGCTTTAAAGTTTGAAACAAGTCTTGGATTCGGAAGAGAAGTAGGCGTAGAGGATATTGAGAAAGATGGTTAACTGCTTGCTAACTGCTTTAGGTTTAGGAGTGCCGGCTCCAGGCTAGAGAAAAGATAGGCTATTACTGAAGCGGCATTTTTGCCTAGAGGCATTTCTGATCATTGCCCTTGTATTGTTAGATCTAGCATTTAGTTTAGAAAGGTCAATATACCCTTTAAGTTCTTTCATTTCTGGGCGAAGGTTGAGGAATTTTTCAGGTATACCCACATCAAGATGTTCCTGAACAGTCTCGGGGAAGGCCACCAGCACCCCGACGAATGTCCCGTGGCAGCACCATGCAAGTCTTTGTTCCTCTTAGAAGCACCATCCCTATTTTTTTTTTATTTGAACGGAAGGAAATTCCCAAGCAAGAAACTTGGTTACCTGCATACTTGGCTCCGTTTTCTTCGAATAGAAAGCAGAGACAGCAATTTAAACATCGTTAGCAATCCTCCGGTTAGGATCATGAGGGAGAATAAAGTCTCCATCAAAAACAGCTCGACACCTCCAAACCCAAATATTCCATGCTATCGCACATAAGGTCGTACGCCACTGGCAATCAAAACCAAACTTAAGATCTTTACAAGAAGCATTGCTGCATAACCAATCCGTGAATGCCAAGGAGTAGAAGGCACTTTGATGCTCAGTGGGAATAAAGATGTTCCAGATCAATTTAGCAAAGTGACACTCACGCAAAACATGTAAACAATCCTAAAAGGTGTCCACATCTAGAACAGCTGCTAGTCCCCGAAAATGCCTCTCCCGTCCCGTCCTTCTCTCTTGACATGGAACCCGCGGATGTCAGGCCCCCCCCGCCCGAACCGCGTCACCAAAGCGGCTCCTTTTTGGTAGAAGATAGGTCAAAAACCTATGTCAGTTCGAATCTGACGAGTCGTTCGTTGATTCGTGTGAAGAATAGATCTCGTTACTCAGGATTTCTTGATCTCAGTCGATTTGATGCGTCATAGATAGATAATCGACCCCTTTCTACTCACCACCTCAAGCCAAAGGGTCTTTTTCCTTCGCCTGACTTCCCGAGTAGAGACTTTAAACCAAAGAAGTAGGGATGTTAATCTCATTCCTTTTGCTTGAATGTGAAAGTTGTACGATCTGGTTCTATCTCTAGGAATTTACTACCGGTGGTGGTTGAGAACTAAGAACCTCTCCTATTGGAAGGAATCTGTACCACTCATTTTTCCGGGGTATGGAACAGCCTCGGGCAGGAAGGGGCTCGGTATTGGTAACCTCCCAGACCCTTCACAGACCGTCCATGAGCGTCAAAGAACTCTGGACTTTGAGCCTTAGAAAAACCTATGGCGGGACAGATAGACAGCAGGGAATCTTTCTTTATTTTAGATTTTTTTGTTAAAAAAATGATTTAGATGAAGTGAGTGTGATATACTCTTATGTTCTCTCTACTCGCTTCGGCGACGAGGCAGCAACCAAGGATGAGTAAAGCCGTCAGCTTATAATGCTTCTTCTGCTTCCATTCCTTGGTTCTCTGGGGTTAATTGCCTAGCCTGTCCCGGCCCTTAGAACACGGCAGTTTCGTTTACTTTTCACGGACCTTCTTCAAACTGGCCTTTGGGCTTGGGCAAGCGGGGCCTATTGGGTAGAACATAAAAGATTCGCGGAATCTACAACTATACATATTTGTTGGTGAAATCAAGTGTTGATACATTTGATACCTCGTGCAAGTTCTAGTTTATAACCTGAAAGAGGAGCTATTTGATCTTGTTCACCGAAGCTAATGATTTGAGATCTTCTACCTTAACCGCTTAATAGCAGTCTAGTCTCTTCTGGGTATGAATCTGAGCCTTAGCATTAGTGCCTTGGATCCTAGGACTGATTACAGGGAATGGATGATGGAAGATAGAGATGACAGCTCTTCCTATGAAAGATTGTCAATACCGGGAACATTCATCTAACGATTCAACTATATTGAAGGTTTTATAATCTTAGTCTGAACTAGCAATGCTATGGTACTTGGAACTCTTTTATATAAAAATAGAATAGAAAAAGACTAGAAGTTATTCAATGAATCTACTAAGAGTAAACTAAGAATAAAGAAGCAAACTCGTTTATTTAACATAACAGAGAAATCTCTTCTTTTTAAGACTTTTTCAAGATAAGAAAAGATGCAACAAATCACTTTCTTTCTCCTTAGCCTTAGTACATATTAGTGCTAAGGGTTGAAAAACTTGAACTTGGTTGGTGTTAAGTCACCCGTACAGTATCGAAAAGCACATGTGAACCCCGAATAAAGGGACGTTTGAGCGGAGCTATAGTGCTTCGATTCCCTCTTTTCGGGTAAGAAGTGAATAGAGAAGGCTTCCCCGAGGACTCTAATTTTATGGCCTCTGAGAGGGAATAGAATCCGACTGCCCCGCACCATGCTAGCATTCGTTCAGAGTCGACAAGAGGAGGTACTCACTTCAATCTACAATCGGCGGTGGGAGCTCTTTTCTTTTGAGTAAAGATATTACGAAGGGGAAACTATTCAATTAAGATAGGAGAAGGCTATTCAGCTGCTCAACAAGACTCTATGAGCGTTGCTTGAGTTGTTGAAGGAATTAAAAAGACCCTTCGTAAAGCACTCAAATGACAATTCCTGCCTACCCTATTACATAACCTCTCACATTTGTTCGAGTGTAATTCTTCCTTTATTACTCAATTACTCATATAACTTAACTGGCTAGCTTGCCTAAGTAAAGGACTGCTGCTTTCAAACTAACTAGCCAGAAGAGGAGAGCGCTAACTTGTCTTCCCCAGCTTGCCTTTTTAAACTTTCATTTCAATGGAAGACTCCCTAACTATCTAAACTGATAAAACTGCTACTAGCTCACAAGAAGAAGAGAAGAAGGGCCCTAGTCTTCAAATCGGGATTTCATAAACCAAGAGCCAGAACAGGTTTCACCCCCATCCCACTACCCAAGCTTTTGGTGCTGCTAGAAAGCGTTCAACCGGCCAGATCTACTGAATAAACAGAGTCGACTAGATCGAGATCATAATCTGAATAATCGAGATCTTCATCCCTATCACGATCACCAAATTCAACATCCTTACTTTCCATGGTAATACCCAACAAGCATTAGCTCCCCCTGACTCGTATGCCCCATATTGGAAGGCTTCGCTCCACTAACTGGAATTGGCAAAAGATCCCTTCCCAGATTACTCCATTCAACAGCTGGAAATAAGGCAAGGCAGATCATTAATGCGATTTTTTCTTAAAGAGGAACCCTACCAAGGCAGAGAGCATCGGAGCACCGGAAAGAAGCGCTGCTCCAGGGAAACACGGGTGACGGAGCTGCAAACCAAACGGAAAGGGCGAAGGAGACGGCGAGGAAGAAGGATCGCTGGTTAGTCGAGTGAAGGACCCGCCCGGGGTTTCCTCGGCTCGCACCGTCGTAATGTAACTGTGCACAGTTATTTCTATCTGGGTTCTGTCATTCTGGGTTGTCGACTCACTCTATGCTGCAGGTTGAATTGTTCCAGAACCGCTTCCACGGAATTTTAGGGATTTTGGTCTGCTGTATCAATGCACCAGTACGGACTCCCTCTATGGATTGGTTTGTCTTAAAATATCGCATAGTTCCGAGACCACCAGATTTGAGCTGTGATCATTTTTTGTTTTTCTTTCAGTAACCAATTGAGTTTTGGTGTCCTACCCGTTTGAACCCAATCTCTTTCAATCCATGCTATTAGATCCGAAATTCCATGGACGAAATTGGACATTAAAAAACACAAATGCGTGTGTCTTTCCTCTGCCCGCTTGCATGCACATTGGGCACCTGAAAAGTCCATTCCCATACGTGTCAATCTGTCGCCGGTGAGCACTTTCCGGTTTCTCCACTGCCAGTCAAAAGTCAAAATAGACGTAGGCCTCTTCCATCTATCTCTGTCGATTTAGAGTGGGATTGCTCTGAAGAAAGATAGGGTCTCCCCTTTTTCTTATTCAATTGATAGTTAGTTTTCCGGTAATGCCCCATCTAAGAGCCTATTCGTCGTAAGCCCTTATAGAGTCATAACCTAATCTAATCCATAATCAGGCTTAAGACATGCAACCAACCTCTTCTTAGATTCAGAAAGGGGCAGCCAAAGCAGGGACTTATAAACTAGCATCAGATTCTGGACATATTCCTGCTACTATTAGATCCTTTACTCGTAAATAAACTATGGCAGTTCCTTTAGCAGCTCCCTCCGGGCCCGCAAAGATAAGAGAAGAGCAGATTCTTCCCATCTATGAATCCAAACCTCCCGAGCAGCTTGCATTAGTTGTCCTTCAAACAGTTCCTTCTCGGGCAGTAACAGCGGATTCGATAGCACATTGTGCAATTCCTCATCTGCATAGGGCATTCTCGCTAACAAAGGAGAGCGCTTCTAAGACCGTTGGGAGAAACTATTTCCTTTCCTAATCTAAATAGTTTTTATAAAAAGGGTTTTTGGCCTCAATTCCGAGCTTACTCCTATCAAAGAGACTGGCATTTTACTTCTTCCTCCCTTGTTTTGATCCCTTACTACTTGATACTAGGAGAATCAAGACAAGTTGCTTGATTGCTTGGTCCGAAAATACAGGGTCTTCAAGGAAAAGGTTAGGTGTTAGGGCTTTCTCACAGTCTAGGGACTGCCTTGCTTTTCATAGCCCTAGCTACGCTACCGTAACCAGTCGTTAGGCTTCCCATCAGATAGTTCAGTCTGGCGGCGGAGATAGACACTTTGGATTCGGCGAGCTACTCCGCTTTCACATTCAGATTATAGAAAGATGGTTACTACATTGATAGAGGCA includes:
- the ccmC gene encoding cytochrome c-type biogenesis protein CcmC, whose translation is MSLALLQPSFLMSKTRSYAKIFIGSRLFLTAMAIHLSLRVAPLDLQQGGNSRIPYVHVPAARMSILVYIATAINTFLFLLTKHPLFLRSFGTGTEMGAFSTLFTLVTGGFRGRPMWGTFWVWDARLTSVLISFLIYMGALRFQKLPIEPAPISIRAGPIDIPIIKSSVNWWNTSHQPGSISRYGTSIHVPMPIPILSNFANSPFSTRILFVLETRLLIPSFLESPLTEEIEAQEGIPKPSSLAESLCIHG